Proteins from a genomic interval of Triplophysa dalaica isolate WHDGS20190420 chromosome 21, ASM1584641v1, whole genome shotgun sequence:
- the uba3 gene encoding NEDD8-activating enzyme E1 catalytic subunit, which yields MAETEEPEKKRRRIEELNENMVVDGGSVDQGEWQGRWDHVKKFLERTGPFTHPDFEPSTESLQFLLDTCKILVIGAGGLGCELLKDLALSGFRHIHVVDMDTIDVSNLNRQFLFRPKDVGRPKAEIAADFINGRITGCNVVPHFKKIQDLDERFYKQFHIIVCGLDSVVARRWMNGMLLSLLVYEDGVLDPSSIIPLIDGGTEGFKGNARVILPGMTACIDCTLELYPPQINFPMCTIASMPRLPEHCVEYVRMLLWPKDKPFGDGLALDGDDPQHIQWVYQKSLERAAEFNITGVTYRLTQGVVKRIIPAVASTNAVIAAACSTEVFKIATSAYVPLNNYLVFNDVDGLYTYTFEAEERSNCLACSQVPQDLQFSPSTKLQEVLDYLTESASLQMKSPAITTTLDGKNKTLYLQTVASIEERTRPNLSKTLKELGLVDGQELAVADLTTPQTVLFKLNFVA from the exons ATGGCGGAAACAGAGGAGCC GGAGAAGAAAAGAAGGCGAATAGAGGAGCTGAATGAGAA TATGGTTGTGGACGGAGGAAGTGTGGATCAAGGTGAATGGCAGGGAAGATGGGACCACGTCAAAAAGTTTTTAGAGAGGACTGGACCATTTACTCATCCTGATTTTGAACCCAGCACAGAG TCACTTCAGTTTTTATTGGACACATGCAAAATTCTGGTTATTGGAGCTGGTGGACTTGGATGTGAGCTGCTTAAAGATCTG GCCTTGTCAGGTTTTCGCCACATTCATGTTGTGGACATGGACACCATCGATGTTTCCAACCTCAACAGACAGTTTCTCTTTAG ACCTAAAGATGTGGGTCGACCAAAGGCAGAGATTGCAGCAGACTTTATAAATGGCAGAATTACTGGATGCAATGTTGTCCC acattttaagaaaattCAAGACTTGGATGAGCGATTTTATAAGC AATTTCACATAATAGTCTGTGGTCTGGATTCTGTTGTTGCCAGAAGATGGATGAATGGCATGCTG CTATCTCTGCTGGTCTATGAGGATGGTGTTCTGGACCCTAGCTCCATCATACCTCTAATAGATGGTGGTACAGAAGGTTTTAAGGGCAATGCACGAGTCATTCTTCCAGGAATGACGGCTTGTATAGACTGCACCCTGGAGCTGTACCCCCCGCAG ATAAACTTTCCAATGTGCACTATAGCATCGATGCCACGGTTACCTGAACATTGTGTTGAGTACGTCCGCATGCTGCTATGGCCCAAAGACAAGCCATTTGGAG ATGGTCTGGCCCTTGATGGCGACGATCCGCAGCACATCCAGTGGGTGTACCAGAAATCTCTGGAGAGAGCAGCAGAGTTCAACATCACAGGGGTGACTTACAGACTCACCCAGG GGGTTGTAAAGAGAATAATTCCTGCTGTGGCTTCTACAAATGCTGTTATTGCTG CTGCTTGCTCCACAGAAGTTTTCAAAATTGCCACAAG TGCCTACGTTCCCTTGAACAACTACCTGGTGTTCAATGATGTTGACGGGCTATACACATACACCTTTGAGGCTGAAGAAAGGTCA AATTGTTTAGCCTGCAGTCAGGTGCCACAGGACCTGCAGTTTTCACCTTCTACTAAACTACAGGAGGTTCTGGATTACTTAACTGAGAGCGCATCGCT CCAAATGAAATCACCTGCTATCACTACAACTTTGGATGGAAAAAACAAAACTCTTTATTTACAG ACTGTAGCATCCATTGAGGAGAGAACGCGACCAAATCTAAGCAAAACACTGAAAG AGCTTGGACTAGTGGATGGCCAAGAGCTAGCAGTGGCTGATCTTACCACTCCCCAGACAGTGCTCTTCAAGCTAAACTTCGTCGCATAA
- the twf2b gene encoding twinfilin-2b codes for MSHQTGIHANADLKDFLVKARNGAVRLMKIVIKSEHLVLGAYREVSQSWDQDYDACVLPILDTLEPCYILYRLDSHNLQGFEWLFISWSPDQSPVRLKMVYAATRATVKKEFGGNHLKDELFGTVKEDICFQGYLQHLSSSSPAPLTTAEQQLHQIKITEDERRRVSPASGRAKTEISMEGKNPTLQGLAFPLQEEAKHALQQLKHKRINYLQLRVDTKRETIELVHTTPTETRELPSRIPTDCPRYHFFVYKHAHQGQATEAIVFIYSMPGYSCSIKERMLYSSCKNRLLDEVERDYHIEIAKKMEIDSGEGLTDDFLYEEVYPKQHALKQAFTKPKGPTVKRGNKRLIRGAGDKDDS; via the exons ATGTCGCATCAGACGGGTATTCATG CAAATGCAGATTTGAAGGATTTTCTTGTCAAGGCAAGAAATGGAGCTGTCAGGTTAATGAAGATAGTTATCAAGAGTG agcaCTTGGTGTTGGGGGCATATCGAGAGGTGTCTCAGAGCTGGGATCAGGACTATGACGCATGTGTCTTGCCCATTCTGGACACTCTAGAACCCTGTTATATACTTTACCGTCTCGACTCGCACAACCTGCAGGGCTTCGAGTGGCTCTTTATCTCCTGGTCACCAGACCAGTCGCCA GTGAGGTTAAAGATGGTGTATGCTGCTACCCGAGCCACGGTTAAGAAAGAGTTTGGTGGAAATCACCTTAAAGATGAACTCTTTGGAACAGTCAAG GAAGACATATGTTTCCAAGGTTACTTACAGCACCTATCCTCATCCAGCCCCGCCCCTCTCACTACTGCAGAGCAACAGCTCCATCAGATTAAAATAACAGAG GATGAGCGAAGACGAGTTTCCCCCGCAAGCGGACGAGCAAAG ACAGAAATCAGCATGGAGGGAAAAAATCCGACTTTGCAGGGTTTGGCATTTCCATTACAAGAGGAGGCTAAACACGCTTTACAACAACTTAAACATAAACGCATCAATTACCTTCAACTA AGGGTGGACACTAAAAGAGAGACGATTGAGCTGGTCCACACTACTCCAACAGAAACAAGAGAGCTGCCAAGTAGAATCCCCACTGATTGCCCACGATACCACTTCTTTGTGTACAAACATGCCCATCAAGGACAGGCAACGGAAGCTATCG TTTTCATCTACTCTATGCCTGGGTATAGCTGCAGCATCAAAGAAAGGATGTTGTACTCGAGCTGTAAGAATCGACTGCTGGATGAGGTAGAGAGAGACTATCACATAGAGATCGCCAAAAAG ATGGAGATTGATAGCGGAGAGGGGCTGACAGATGATTTCCTGTATGAAGAGGTGTACCCAAAGCAGCATGCTCTCAAACAAGCCTTCACCAAGCCAAAGGGCCCTACAGTGAAACGAGGAAATAAACGTCTGATCAGAGGAGCAGGAGACAAGGATGACAGCTAG
- the cishb gene encoding cytokine inducible SH2-containing protein b, translating into MRGMNQKFIKANDPQTTLFLQHVSPWATAEDLCFITTTFQHLHNSGWYWGGIAASEARDALSGASEGTFLVRDSSHPLFLFTLSVKTLRGPTNVRIEYDSGRYRLDSNFPARPCLLSFPSIPSLLQYYVCTSQVEKGERKVEEHHVVSKDNAVLLRLRKPLHRPQAFPTLQHLTRLTINRHTHCHTQLPLPRPLLLYLQEYPFQV; encoded by the exons ATGAGAGGGATGAATCAGAAGTTCATCAAAGCCAATGACCCACAAACTACACTATTCCTCCAACATGTCTCACCATGGGCTACTGCTGAGGATTTGTGCTTCATCACCACTACGTTTCAGCATCTACACAACTCAG gaTGGTACTGGGGTGGCATTGCGGCCAGTGAGGCGAGAGATGCCCTCAGTGGTGCGTCAGAAGGGACTTTTCTTGTGCGTGACAGTAGCCATCCACTCTTCCTCTTCACCCTCTCAGTAAAGACTTTAAGAGGCCCGACCAACGTACGGATAGAATATGACAGTGGTCGTTATCGCCTTGATTCCAATTTCCCAGCTCGACCTTGCCTACTGTCCTTTCCTTCTATTCCTAGTCTTCTGCAATATTATGTGTGCACCAGTCAAGTTGAAAAGGGGGAGAGAAAAGTAGAAGAACATCACGTGGTGTCAAAGGACAATGCCGTTCTGCTTAGACTCAGAAAACCTCTACACAGGCCTCAGGCCTTCCCAACTTTACAGCACCTCACACGTCTTACAATAAACAGACACACTCATTGCCACACACAGCTGCCATTGCCACGTCCACTGTTGCTTTATTTGCAAGAGTATCCCTTTCAGGTCTGA